Proteins encoded in a region of the Flammeovirga yaeyamensis genome:
- a CDS encoding SulP family inorganic anion transporter: MKEQQQILNYLKSDIPSSIVVFLVAVPLCLGIALASGAPLFSGIIAGIVGGIIVTSISGSQLGVSGPAAGLAVIVLNAINELGAFETFLLAVVIAGVLQIFLGVLKAGVIGYYFPSSVIKGMLTGIGLIIFLKQIPHAVGYDADPEGDFAFFQVDGHTTFSELWYMTESITWGSVVITLVSLIILISWERPFIKNSFLKMVPGPLLAVAIGIILNVWFDDIPVLDITSEHLVAIPVAGSFGEFFNQFTLPDFNQLANTQVYVVAFTIAVVASLETLLSVEATDKLDPQKRVTPTNRELVAQGVGNIVSGMIGGLPVTQVIVRSSANIQSGGRTRLSAFLHGVLILICVMVIPKVLNLIPLSSLAAILLVIGYKLINPKQFKELYKKGINLFLPFIVTVLGIVFTDLLRGIGLGMAVGIINILWNNFKIPYHLDPKNVKLNDPLIIHLAEDVSFLNKASILRTLNKIPDGMDVIIDASKNHSIHPDVLEIIDDFQETALERKIKLTKVGFDKIRNYDPENDFQKLF, encoded by the coding sequence ATGAAAGAGCAACAACAAATATTGAATTATCTTAAGAGTGATATCCCTTCTAGTATTGTCGTTTTTTTAGTCGCCGTCCCATTATGTTTAGGTATTGCATTGGCTTCTGGAGCTCCTTTATTTTCTGGTATTATTGCTGGAATTGTTGGAGGAATAATAGTCACCTCTATTAGTGGATCTCAATTAGGAGTAAGCGGACCCGCTGCAGGATTGGCAGTAATTGTCTTAAATGCTATCAATGAATTAGGAGCATTTGAAACTTTCCTTTTAGCTGTAGTTATCGCAGGAGTGTTACAAATTTTTCTAGGTGTATTAAAAGCAGGAGTTATTGGCTATTATTTTCCATCTTCTGTAATAAAAGGCATGTTGACAGGGATTGGTTTAATTATCTTTTTAAAACAAATTCCTCATGCTGTTGGATATGACGCTGACCCAGAAGGTGATTTTGCCTTTTTTCAAGTAGACGGTCATACTACTTTTTCTGAGCTTTGGTATATGACAGAATCGATTACTTGGGGTTCGGTTGTGATCACATTGGTATCTTTAATTATTTTGATATCATGGGAAAGACCTTTCATCAAAAACTCTTTTTTGAAAATGGTACCAGGACCACTTTTAGCTGTAGCAATAGGGATCATATTAAATGTATGGTTTGATGATATCCCAGTGTTAGACATTACTTCCGAGCATTTAGTCGCCATACCTGTAGCAGGTTCTTTTGGTGAGTTTTTCAATCAATTTACCTTACCTGATTTTAATCAATTAGCCAACACCCAAGTATATGTTGTTGCATTTACCATTGCAGTGGTTGCTAGTTTAGAGACACTTCTTTCAGTTGAAGCTACTGATAAATTGGATCCACAAAAAAGAGTCACGCCCACAAACCGAGAATTGGTAGCACAAGGGGTTGGGAATATCGTTTCGGGTATGATAGGAGGATTACCTGTAACACAAGTTATTGTCCGGTCATCGGCTAATATTCAATCGGGTGGACGAACAAGGTTATCTGCTTTTTTACATGGTGTATTGATATTGATATGTGTGATGGTTATTCCCAAAGTGCTTAATCTTATCCCATTATCCTCTTTAGCTGCTATTTTATTAGTAATTGGCTATAAACTGATCAACCCCAAACAGTTTAAAGAATTATACAAGAAAGGAATTAACCTTTTCCTACCTTTTATAGTGACCGTTTTAGGTATAGTATTTACCGATTTATTAAGAGGTATCGGTTTAGGTATGGCTGTTGGTATTATCAATATCTTATGGAATAATTTCAAAATACCTTACCATTTAGACCCAAAAAATGTAAAGCTAAACGATCCATTGATTATTCATTTAGCTGAGGATGTTAGTTTCTTAAATAAGGCAAGCATTTTAAGAACACTCAATAAAATTCCGGATGGGATGGATGTCATCATTGATGCATCAAAAAATCATTCTATTCATCCTGATGTATTGGAGATCATTGATGATTTTCAAGAAACAGCTTTAGAACGTAAGATCAAGTTAACTAAAGTAGGTTTTGATAAAATTAGAAATTATGATCCGGAAAACGATTTTCAAAAGTTGTTTTAA
- a CDS encoding starch-binding protein, with the protein MKKLLLLLCLLSMGLGSSYAQNDFREESIYFLLTTRFFDGDPSNNRPNEWSSYNPDPEVNPAITDPNDVTWKGDFKGLIEKLDYIQDLGFTAIWITPIVQNWSPLDYHGYHAYDFTKVDPRLESPGATFQDLINEVHARDMKIVLDVVTNHAGRFGIKGQAEIKYNTDTSQVWGQDLEGNPLQPNPNWEYDGMTPNPDDGLIWSRANIPTMPAPYNENLELYNWPSTQSYVDTTDPEWYHHSGNGFAQGWDDTENLYNRALAGDTPDLNTSSPVVREYLVNAYRTFIEMGVDAFRWDTIKHMSKEDVLYFLDEFKKINPDLFVFGEVAQKRHELHSIEEINPHWYTWRGATNASEPSGMAVIDFYAEASFHGPFEYGEGFAGVKAADRYDHLYADPSTNLLWLDNHDFGPNNDWNKRYGGTDENLAACLNFMFTWRGIPIVYYGTEMRFMSGAYADIHDASGITKSINETGRAYYGDVMDQAPSHKIYKHIQKLNAMRSAIPALQKGEWRWDGSSAGNAVGFVRKYGDSEVAVGLAKDGSASFTFSGLTNGVYRDAVTGAEYAVSNGSLTCNVESGSAAVYVLNGPGRIGSNGQGFFQAGEGGPGKPFVQGSPSPGRYTDPIEVSLSATLGAGAPYTIYYTTDGSLPSVASTRYDGVKIPVASDLDVKAIAFDKDGNQSDVITLSYRIGEVQGLEVYFKKPDSWNSVNVHYWNETPAGALPPSTWPGPNMMEYQDGWYKYVFEETESVNLLFSDNSANKTEDLTRSSNGWYKDGQWYNECPDCVPVEPKAPTLSYTQNGANINLTATENGVIHYTVDGTDPTSASDVTSGAVTLTGAEGETVTLKAIAINEVGSSNIVSTSYTFPIIPEGGMTVYFKPTSCNDPKIYFWRVENGSMTTTWPGESMIPSSKYEGFYEATLDGTCTNLILLCGSTKITGDEMSICGDVWYVEGEGWVPEPIIEDVPDTEAPTLGISPGSGSYVGSVSVTISATDDRDSSPTIYYTTDGSMPNMSSTSAESTVTFTVTEDMTVKAIAMDDSSNISTMQTADYVITQPTGGFTVHAFGYTMIHHWNATPAGSFASSTWPGANLQDEGDGWYSFTFPETVESTNLLFHGNGQTPDMSRDKDGWFKDGVWYDQKPTTQPQNGLTVHLKTTWASPKVHYWNASDGSSSNWPGENMVSEGNGWFKYTIPNVSSANLLFHDGNGNQTSDLNRSSEGWYMDGTWYDANPEGSGARTVGQFLDLEERIQLYPTRVMNHFKLSINLAEATPVNIRILNINGQDVHPVAQLELDEGSHLLNVSDLKIKAGLYFVNIQVGDQRVVKKIVKF; encoded by the coding sequence ATGAAAAAACTATTATTACTTCTGTGCTTACTAAGTATGGGGTTGGGTAGCAGCTATGCCCAAAATGATTTTAGAGAGGAGTCTATTTACTTCCTCTTAACTACTCGATTCTTTGATGGAGATCCGAGTAATAACCGTCCGAACGAATGGAGTTCGTACAACCCGGATCCGGAAGTTAATCCGGCGATTACAGATCCCAATGATGTTACTTGGAAAGGTGATTTCAAAGGGTTAATCGAAAAGTTAGATTATATCCAAGATTTAGGATTTACCGCAATTTGGATTACTCCAATTGTACAAAACTGGTCGCCCTTGGATTATCATGGTTATCATGCCTATGATTTTACTAAAGTAGATCCTCGTTTGGAATCTCCTGGAGCAACATTCCAAGACCTGATTAATGAAGTTCATGCTAGAGACATGAAAATTGTATTGGATGTCGTGACGAATCATGCCGGTCGTTTTGGTATTAAAGGACAAGCAGAGATTAAATACAATACAGATACTTCTCAAGTATGGGGTCAAGATTTAGAAGGCAACCCTTTACAACCTAATCCAAATTGGGAGTACGATGGCATGACGCCTAACCCGGACGATGGATTAATATGGAGTAGAGCGAATATTCCTACAATGCCAGCACCTTATAACGAGAACTTAGAGTTATATAATTGGCCTTCAACTCAGTCGTATGTAGATACTACTGATCCAGAATGGTACCATCATAGTGGAAATGGTTTTGCACAAGGTTGGGACGATACAGAAAACCTTTATAATAGAGCTTTGGCAGGGGATACGCCCGATTTAAATACATCTTCTCCAGTAGTAAGAGAGTATTTGGTAAATGCCTACAGAACATTTATCGAAATGGGTGTAGATGCATTCCGTTGGGATACCATCAAACACATGAGTAAGGAAGATGTATTGTATTTCTTAGATGAGTTTAAAAAAATCAATCCCGATTTATTCGTATTTGGTGAGGTAGCTCAAAAACGACACGAACTGCATAGTATTGAAGAAATCAACCCTCACTGGTACACATGGAGAGGAGCAACTAATGCTTCAGAACCATCAGGAATGGCAGTTATTGACTTTTACGCAGAAGCTAGTTTCCATGGTCCATTCGAGTATGGAGAAGGTTTCGCAGGTGTAAAAGCTGCCGATCGTTATGATCACTTGTATGCGGATCCATCAACAAACTTATTATGGTTGGATAACCATGACTTTGGTCCTAACAACGACTGGAACAAGCGTTATGGTGGAACCGATGAAAACTTAGCCGCATGTTTGAACTTCATGTTTACATGGAGAGGTATTCCAATTGTGTATTATGGTACTGAGATGCGTTTTATGTCGGGTGCATATGCTGATATTCATGATGCATCAGGGATTACTAAATCTATTAATGAGACGGGTAGAGCTTATTATGGTGATGTAATGGATCAAGCTCCTAGCCATAAAATCTATAAGCATATCCAGAAATTGAATGCCATGAGAAGTGCAATTCCGGCACTGCAGAAAGGTGAATGGCGATGGGATGGATCAAGTGCAGGTAATGCAGTTGGTTTTGTTAGAAAGTATGGTGATAGCGAAGTGGCTGTTGGTTTAGCAAAAGATGGCTCTGCTAGTTTCACTTTCTCTGGTTTAACAAATGGAGTATATAGAGATGCCGTAACAGGTGCTGAATATGCAGTATCGAATGGGTCTTTAACTTGTAATGTAGAGTCGGGATCAGCAGCAGTATATGTTTTAAATGGTCCAGGTCGAATTGGTTCAAATGGTCAAGGTTTCTTCCAAGCAGGCGAAGGTGGACCAGGCAAACCATTTGTTCAAGGTTCTCCATCTCCAGGTAGATACACAGATCCGATTGAAGTGTCTTTATCTGCTACATTAGGTGCAGGTGCTCCATATACTATTTATTATACAACTGATGGTTCTCTTCCTTCGGTAGCTAGTACTCGATATGATGGTGTGAAAATTCCTGTCGCTAGCGATTTAGATGTCAAAGCCATTGCATTTGATAAAGATGGTAATCAATCAGATGTAATTACTTTATCCTATAGAATTGGAGAAGTACAAGGTTTAGAAGTGTATTTCAAAAAGCCTGATTCATGGAATAGTGTCAATGTGCATTATTGGAACGAAACTCCAGCAGGAGCATTACCTCCATCAACCTGGCCAGGTCCAAACATGATGGAATATCAGGATGGTTGGTATAAATATGTATTTGAGGAAACAGAATCTGTTAATCTATTATTTAGCGATAATTCTGCAAATAAAACAGAAGATCTAACAAGAAGTAGTAACGGATGGTACAAAGATGGTCAGTGGTACAATGAATGCCCAGATTGTGTACCTGTAGAGCCTAAGGCACCGACATTATCATATACTCAGAATGGGGCAAATATCAATCTGACGGCTACAGAGAATGGAGTAATACATTATACAGTAGACGGTACAGATCCAACATCAGCATCAGATGTTACTTCTGGAGCAGTAACACTTACCGGAGCGGAAGGAGAAACAGTTACTTTAAAAGCAATTGCTATTAATGAAGTTGGTTCATCTAACATTGTGTCTACATCATATACTTTCCCAATTATTCCTGAAGGTGGAATGACGGTATATTTTAAACCTACAAGTTGTAACGATCCAAAAATTTATTTCTGGCGAGTTGAAAATGGTAGTATGACTACCACATGGCCTGGTGAAAGCATGATTCCTTCTTCTAAATATGAAGGATTCTATGAAGCTACTTTAGATGGTACTTGTACGAATTTGATTCTTCTTTGTGGTTCTACTAAAATTACAGGAGATGAAATGAGTATTTGTGGTGATGTATGGTATGTTGAAGGTGAGGGATGGGTTCCTGAACCAATCATTGAAGATGTTCCAGATACCGAAGCACCTACTTTAGGTATTTCACCAGGATCAGGATCATATGTGGGTAGTGTCTCAGTGACTATTTCAGCGACTGATGATCGCGATAGTTCTCCAACTATCTATTATACAACAGATGGAAGTATGCCAAATATGTCTTCTACTTCAGCAGAAAGTACTGTAACATTTACTGTTACTGAAGATATGACAGTGAAAGCTATTGCGATGGATGATTCTAGTAATATCTCCACAATGCAGACAGCAGACTATGTGATTACACAACCAACTGGTGGATTTACTGTTCATGCTTTTGGGTATACTATGATTCATCATTGGAATGCTACTCCGGCAGGTAGTTTTGCGAGCAGTACTTGGCCTGGAGCTAATCTGCAAGATGAAGGAGATGGATGGTACAGTTTCACTTTCCCTGAAACAGTGGAATCTACAAACTTATTGTTCCATGGAAATGGACAAACGCCGGACATGTCAAGAGATAAAGATGGTTGGTTTAAAGACGGAGTTTGGTACGATCAGAAACCAACAACTCAACCTCAAAATGGTTTAACAGTTCACTTAAAAACAACTTGGGCAAGTCCAAAAGTACATTATTGGAATGCTTCTGATGGAAGCAGCTCGAATTGGCCAGGTGAAAATATGGTAAGTGAAGGCAACGGATGGTTTAAATACACTATTCCAAATGTAAGTTCGGCAAATCTATTATTCCACGATGGAAATGGAAATCAAACTTCTGATTTGAATCGTTCTTCAGAAGGTTGGTACATGGATGGTACTTGGTATGATGCTAATCCGGAAGGAAGTGGAGCAAGAACAGTTGGACAGTTCTTGGATTTAGAAGAAAGAATTCAATTGTACCCTACTCGAGTGATGAATCACTTTAAATTGAGTATCAATTTAGCAGAGGCGACTCCAGTAAATATCCGAATCCTAAATATTAATGGACAGGATGTACACCCTGTTGCTCAATTAGAATTGGATGAAGGAAGTCATTTATTAAATGTTTCCGATCTGAAAATTAAAGCAGGATTGTACTTTGTTAATATACAAGTAGGCGATCAGAGAGTGGTAAAGAAGATCGTGAAATTCTAG